The Candidatus Manganitrophaceae bacterium genome segment TCGCACTTCCATCAAACGCAAATTGGAGGGCGGAAGCGGAAGGGTCTGCGGCGGTAGAAGACAACTGTGCCACCGGCGCACCGACCTCTCCGGTCACCGAGATCGTCACCGAGGCTGTTTGTGAGAGACCGGCGGCATCGCTGACGGTCAGCGACACGGTGTAGCTCCCCGGCGCGCTGTATCGGTGGGAGGCTGCCGAACCGCTGTCGGTTGCGTTATCGCCGAAATCCCAGGCATAGGTAGCGATCGCCCCCTCCGCATCGCTGCTCTTGCTTCCGTCAAAGCCAAAGAGCAGCGGGTCGGCGGTTGAAGGGGAGGCGGTGAGTGCCGCCTTCGGCGGTGTGTTTCCCGGCGTCGGACCGGGAACGGGCCCCGGCGTGCCTCCGGGTGTGGGAGAAGGGGATCCGACGATACCGGGTCCATGGGAGAGGATCTGGCCGGCCATCTTCTCCCGGGCATCATAAAGGTCGAGCGGTTCACGGTTCCAGGTGTAGGTATTCGTTACCAGGCGCGCCA includes the following:
- a CDS encoding PKD domain-containing protein, with protein sequence SKIGGKTHIPIESIRLKLLREGMEDYEYMNLLKNLGDASFAQAQVARLVTNTYTWNREPLDLYDAREKMAGQILSHGPGIVGSPSPTPGGTPGPVPGPTPGNTPPKAALTASPSTADPLLFGFDGSKSSDAEGAIATYAWDFGDNATDSGSAASHRYSAPGSYTVSLTVSDAAGLSQTASVTISVTGEVGAPVAQLSSTAADPSASALQFAFDGSASVGGDGSLTHYEWDLGDQTVKEGAQIEHQYTKSGDYQVKLKVTNDKNKTATATYTLKVGEPVPPPLGGGGGGGGGCSLASGSGPTDFRQAIPFLFFLFLPVWRSIWKRVRVK